In one window of Pseudomonas sp. IAC-BECa141 DNA:
- the groL gene encoding chaperonin GroEL (60 kDa chaperone family; promotes refolding of misfolded polypeptides especially under stressful conditions; forms two stacked rings of heptamers to form a barrel-shaped 14mer; ends can be capped by GroES; misfolded proteins enter the barrel where they are refolded when GroES binds) encodes MAAKEVKFGDSARKKMLVGVNVLADAVKATLGPKGRNVILEKSFGAPTITKDGVSVAKEIELEDRFENMGAQLVKDVASRANDDAGDGTTTATVLAQSIVNEGLKAVAAGMNPMDLKRGIDKATIAVVAELKKLSAPCTDTKAIAQVGTISANSDNSIGDIIAEAMEKVGKEGVITVEEGSGLENELSVVEGMQFDRGYLSPYFVNKPDTMVAELDGPLILLVDKKISNIREMLPVLEAVAKAGRPLLIVAEDVEGEALATLVVNNMRGIVKVAAVKAPGFGDRRKAMLQDIAVLTGGTVISEEIGLSLESTTLEHLGSAKRVTLSKENTTVVDGAGNQGDIEARIAQIRAQVAETSSDYDREKLQERLAKLSGGVAVIKVGAGSEVEMKEKKARVEDALHATRAAVEEGVVPGGGVALIRALNAIINLKGDNADQDVGIAVLRRAVEAPLRQIAANSGDEPSVVVNEVKNGKGNFGYNAATGEYGDMIEMGILDPTKVTRSALQAASSIGGLILTTEAAVADAPKKEGAAGGGMPDMGGMGGMGGMM; translated from the coding sequence ATGGCTGCTAAAGAAGTTAAATTCGGCGATTCCGCCCGCAAGAAAATGCTGGTTGGCGTAAACGTACTGGCTGACGCGGTAAAAGCGACCCTGGGCCCGAAAGGCCGTAACGTAATCCTTGAGAAGAGCTTCGGCGCTCCGACCATCACCAAGGACGGCGTTTCCGTCGCCAAGGAAATCGAACTCGAAGACCGTTTCGAAAACATGGGCGCGCAGCTGGTCAAAGACGTTGCCTCCCGTGCCAACGATGACGCTGGTGACGGTACTACCACCGCTACCGTTCTGGCTCAGTCGATCGTCAACGAAGGCCTGAAAGCCGTTGCTGCCGGCATGAACCCGATGGACCTCAAGCGCGGTATCGACAAAGCGACCATCGCTGTCGTTGCCGAGCTGAAGAAGCTGTCCGCGCCATGCACCGACACCAAAGCGATCGCTCAGGTTGGCACCATCTCCGCCAACTCCGACAACTCCATCGGCGACATCATTGCCGAAGCCATGGAAAAAGTCGGTAAAGAAGGCGTGATCACCGTTGAAGAAGGCTCGGGCCTGGAAAACGAACTGTCGGTTGTAGAAGGCATGCAGTTCGACCGTGGCTACCTGTCCCCGTACTTCGTCAACAAGCCGGACACCATGGTCGCCGAGCTCGACGGCCCGCTGATCCTGCTGGTCGACAAAAAGATCTCGAACATCCGCGAAATGCTGCCAGTACTGGAAGCCGTTGCCAAAGCCGGCCGTCCACTGCTGATCGTTGCCGAAGACGTTGAAGGCGAAGCCCTGGCGACTCTGGTCGTGAACAACATGCGTGGCATCGTTAAAGTCGCAGCCGTCAAGGCTCCGGGCTTCGGCGACCGTCGCAAGGCCATGCTGCAGGACATCGCCGTTCTGACCGGCGGTACCGTGATCTCCGAAGAGATCGGCCTGAGCCTGGAAAGCACCACTCTGGAACATCTGGGTAGCGCCAAGCGCGTGACCCTGTCCAAGGAAAACACCACAGTTGTCGATGGCGCTGGCAACCAGGGCGACATCGAAGCCCGTATCGCCCAGATCCGTGCTCAAGTGGCCGAGACTTCCTCGGACTACGACCGTGAAAAACTGCAAGAGCGTCTGGCCAAGCTGTCCGGCGGCGTTGCAGTGATCAAGGTTGGCGCCGGTTCCGAAGTTGAAATGAAAGAGAAGAAAGCCCGCGTTGAAGACGCCCTGCACGCTACCCGTGCAGCCGTTGAAGAAGGCGTGGTGCCTGGCGGTGGCGTTGCGCTGATCCGCGCTCTGAACGCGATCATCAACCTGAAAGGCGACAACGCTGACCAGGACGTAGGTATCGCTGTTCTGCGTCGCGCTGTTGAAGCACCGCTGCGTCAGATCGCTGCCAACAGCGGCGACGAGCCAAGCGTTGTGGTCAACGAAGTCAAGAACGGCAAAGGTAACTTCGGTTACAACGCTGCGACTGGCGAATACGGCGACATGATCGAAATGGGCATCCTGGACCCAACCAAGGTAACCCGTTCGGCACTGCAAGCTGCATCGTCGATCGGCGGTCTGATCCTGACCACCGAAGCTGCTGTTGCTGACGCACCGAAGAAAGAAGGTGCAGCTGGCGGCGGCATGCCAGACATGGGCGGCATGGGTGGCATGGGCGGCATGATGTAA
- a CDS encoding class I SAM-dependent methyltransferase gives MAGPIKLDFSEKYDDNHAQKYLRKHQEGLGRRLSNWRDQQLARKALTLVGEPGLVLDLPCGAGRFWPLLAEKPNRVIIGADNSESMIKTAMQAQPADVVKRVQPLHTSAFDIALPDNAVDSIFCMRLLHHIGEAEHRRTILREFERVTRDSVIISLWVDGNFKAWKRKRAERKRGQKGYQNRFVLPAATVEKEFEEAGFRIQEQLDFIPLYAMWRVYVLRKR, from the coding sequence ATGGCCGGCCCGATCAAACTCGATTTTTCCGAAAAGTACGACGACAACCATGCGCAGAAATATCTGCGCAAACACCAGGAAGGTCTGGGGCGTCGTTTGTCCAATTGGCGGGATCAGCAGTTGGCCCGCAAGGCGTTGACCCTCGTGGGTGAGCCGGGACTGGTGCTGGACTTGCCCTGCGGTGCAGGACGTTTCTGGCCATTGTTGGCGGAAAAACCCAACCGGGTGATCATCGGGGCGGACAACTCCGAGTCGATGATCAAGACCGCCATGCAGGCCCAGCCGGCGGATGTGGTGAAACGGGTACAACCCTTGCACACATCTGCGTTCGACATTGCCTTGCCTGATAACGCCGTCGACAGCATTTTCTGCATGCGACTGTTGCATCACATTGGCGAAGCCGAGCACCGCCGGACGATTCTGCGCGAGTTCGAGCGTGTCACCCGGGACAGCGTGATCATTTCGCTGTGGGTGGACGGCAATTTCAAGGCCTGGAAACGCAAGCGCGCCGAGCGCAAGCGTGGGCAAAAGGGTTACCAGAACCGGTTTGTGTTACCGGCCGCAACAGTTGAAAAGGAATTCGAAGAAGCAGGATTCCGGATCCAGGAACAACTGGACTTTATTCCGCTCTATGCCATGTGGCGAGTCTACGTATTACGCAAGAGGTAA
- a CDS encoding FxsA family protein — translation MRPFLLLFLLFPVLELFVFVKVAGSIGFFPALLLIILGSMFGVFVLRIAGLATALRARESLNRGELPAQTMLEGLMLALAGGLLILPGFISDVFGLVLLLPFSRRLVANKMRQRAEEQAMRQRAFADDLQPRGGPAPRQPLGREGDVIEGEFEHRDTK, via the coding sequence ATGCGCCCTTTTTTGTTGCTCTTTCTGCTGTTCCCGGTGTTGGAGCTGTTCGTATTCGTCAAAGTGGCAGGATCGATCGGATTTTTCCCGGCCCTGCTGCTGATTATTCTCGGCTCGATGTTCGGCGTGTTCGTGCTGCGCATCGCCGGGCTGGCTACCGCACTGCGTGCCCGTGAAAGCCTGAACCGCGGCGAACTGCCTGCGCAAACCATGCTCGAAGGCCTGATGCTGGCCCTGGCCGGTGGTCTGCTGATCCTGCCGGGCTTCATCAGCGACGTGTTCGGTCTGGTGCTGCTGTTGCCGTTCAGTCGTCGACTGGTCGCCAACAAAATGCGCCAGCGCGCCGAAGAGCAGGCCATGCGCCAGCGAGCGTTCGCCGATGACCTGCAACCTCGCGGCGGTCCGGCACCGCGCCAGCCTCTCGGCCGCGAAGGCGATGTGATCGAAGGCGAATTCGAACACCGCGACACCAAGTAA
- a CDS encoding sensor histidine kinase — translation MEFKQSLAQRIIIAFALMSALVAGAFAMGIVATVHLVEEKLISAGLGGDLQRLLLMDNVSDWSHRPEPDQLFYFSGGPGDFELPKDLRHLDSGFHEVFREQLSYHAMVEVVDGRRYVLLQDQSDFEERERVLFAVVLVGFVLSLALAVFLGWVLARKVMAPVVRLARQVRHRDQLLGLAPPLAPDYAADEVGELAVAFDATLGRLRQALTRERLFTSDVSHELRTPLMVLASSCELLLENPGIDQRGKAQVQRIARASEEMRELVQTFLMLARAQREDAGAAPRHTLAQVADSLLCLWREPIESKGLQLIFEPGNPPDTCYNATLLNAVMGNLLRNALHYTEQGFIRLTLNENGFVVEDSGVGIPEEKREAMFQPFVRGNEKRGEGLGLGLSLVQRICENQGWSVTLSTMEPNGCRFEVVLGKQ, via the coding sequence ATGGAGTTTAAGCAAAGCCTTGCCCAGCGGATCATCATCGCCTTTGCATTGATGAGCGCGCTGGTGGCCGGAGCGTTTGCGATGGGCATCGTCGCGACCGTACACCTGGTCGAGGAAAAACTGATTTCCGCCGGGCTGGGCGGGGACCTGCAACGCCTGCTGCTGATGGACAACGTCTCGGACTGGAGCCACCGGCCGGAGCCGGATCAACTGTTCTACTTCAGCGGCGGGCCGGGCGACTTCGAGCTGCCCAAGGACCTGCGGCACCTGGATTCGGGTTTCCATGAAGTCTTTCGCGAGCAGCTGTCGTATCACGCGATGGTCGAGGTGGTCGATGGTCGCCGCTATGTGCTGCTGCAGGATCAAAGCGATTTCGAAGAGCGCGAGCGCGTGCTGTTCGCCGTAGTGCTGGTGGGCTTCGTACTCAGTCTGGCACTGGCGGTGTTCCTCGGCTGGGTGCTGGCGCGCAAGGTGATGGCGCCGGTGGTAAGGCTGGCGCGCCAGGTGCGCCATCGCGACCAGTTGCTCGGGCTGGCCCCTCCGCTGGCGCCGGATTACGCGGCAGACGAGGTGGGCGAACTGGCGGTGGCATTCGATGCTACCCTCGGGCGCCTGCGTCAGGCCCTGACGCGGGAGCGCTTGTTTACCAGCGACGTCAGCCACGAGTTGCGCACACCGCTGATGGTATTGGCCAGTTCCTGTGAACTGCTGCTGGAAAACCCGGGTATCGATCAGCGCGGCAAGGCTCAGGTCCAGCGCATTGCGCGTGCCAGTGAGGAAATGCGTGAGCTGGTGCAGACCTTCCTGATGCTCGCCCGTGCCCAGCGCGAAGACGCGGGTGCCGCCCCCCGGCACACCCTCGCGCAAGTGGCCGACAGCTTGCTTTGTCTGTGGCGCGAGCCCATCGAATCCAAGGGCTTGCAGCTGATTTTCGAGCCGGGCAATCCGCCCGACACCTGCTACAACGCGACGCTACTCAATGCCGTGATGGGCAACCTGCTGCGCAACGCCTTGCACTACACCGAGCAGGGTTTCATTCGCCTGACGCTCAACGAAAACGGTTTCGTGGTCGAGGATTCGGGCGTAGGCATTCCCGAGGAAAAACGCGAGGCGATGTTCCAGCCCTTTGTACGCGGCAACGAAAAACGCGGCGAAGGATTGGGGTTGGGTCTGTCATTGGTTCAACGCATCTGCGAGAACCAGGGCTGGAGTGTCACGTTAAGCACGATGGAGCCCAATGGCTGCCGGTTCGAGGTCGTTCTGGGCAAGCAGTGA
- a CDS encoding lipopolysaccharide kinase InaA family protein yields the protein MAVQFAAETEVAPEDRFDYYWNQRGEWVEEPNVRRGGESGVQRVVGRDGQLLYAKRQTGHIYRSWLHPFGRPTVLRELDALTGVSRLGVRVPEIVFCGALPDPKFKWRALLVTKSLDGFQELEQWEAGGGREQYGEAVYERVLKDLAENLARMHKGRWQHSCIYIKHVFVRVTGEGDSARVEVALIDLEKCRQRLTAYRAAAHDMKQLRRHSSFSATDWKKLVYFYETAFGSAIKGL from the coding sequence ATGGCAGTGCAATTTGCAGCAGAAACGGAAGTCGCTCCCGAGGATCGCTTCGACTACTACTGGAACCAGCGTGGCGAATGGGTCGAGGAACCCAATGTGCGCCGTGGGGGCGAAAGTGGTGTGCAGCGTGTGGTGGGACGCGATGGTCAACTGCTGTATGCCAAGCGTCAGACAGGCCATATCTATCGCAGTTGGCTGCACCCGTTCGGACGCCCGACCGTATTGCGCGAGCTCGATGCGCTGACCGGGGTCTCCCGTCTCGGCGTCCGGGTACCCGAAATCGTGTTCTGCGGTGCCCTGCCAGACCCCAAATTCAAATGGCGTGCGCTGTTGGTAACCAAATCCCTCGACGGCTTTCAGGAGCTTGAGCAATGGGAAGCCGGCGGCGGTCGCGAGCAATATGGCGAAGCCGTCTATGAGCGCGTGCTCAAGGACCTCGCCGAAAACCTGGCGCGCATGCACAAGGGCCGTTGGCAGCACAGCTGCATCTACATCAAGCACGTATTTGTGCGGGTGACCGGCGAAGGTGATTCAGCCAGGGTCGAAGTCGCCCTGATCGATCTGGAAAAATGCCGTCAGCGTCTGACCGCTTACCGCGCGGCTGCCCATGACATGAAGCAATTGCGCCGCCACTCGTCGTTCAGCGCAACGGACTGGAAAAAACTCGTCTACTTTTATGAGACGGCGTTTGGCAGCGCTATCAAAGGTTTATAG
- the colR gene encoding two-component system response regulator ColR — translation MRILLVEDNRDILANLADYLGLKGYTVDCAQDGLSGLHLAATEHYDLIVLDIMLPGIDGYTLCKRLREDARRDTPVIMLTARDQLDDRLQGFKSGADDYLVKPFALSELAARVEAVMRRTQGGGRRALQVGDLSYDLDTLEVTREGKLLKLNPVGLKLLAVLMQKSPHVLRREILEEALWGDDCPDSDSLRSHVHQLRQVIDKPFAKPLLHTVHGVGYRLAEGRDGV, via the coding sequence ATGCGAATTCTATTGGTCGAAGACAACCGCGATATCCTGGCCAATCTGGCCGATTACCTGGGGCTCAAAGGCTATACCGTCGATTGCGCCCAGGACGGTCTGTCGGGCCTGCATCTGGCGGCCACCGAGCATTACGATCTGATCGTGCTCGACATCATGCTGCCGGGCATCGACGGCTACACCCTGTGCAAGCGCCTGCGCGAGGACGCCCGTCGCGATACGCCGGTGATCATGCTCACCGCTCGCGATCAGCTCGATGATCGCTTGCAGGGCTTCAAGTCCGGGGCCGACGATTATCTGGTCAAGCCGTTCGCGCTGTCGGAACTGGCAGCCCGGGTCGAAGCCGTGATGCGCCGCACCCAGGGCGGCGGCCGGCGTGCCCTGCAGGTCGGTGATCTGAGTTACGACCTCGATACCCTTGAAGTGACCCGCGAAGGCAAATTGCTCAAGCTCAATCCGGTTGGCCTCAAGCTGTTGGCGGTGCTGATGCAGAAGAGCCCGCATGTCCTGCGCCGGGAAATTCTCGAGGAAGCGCTGTGGGGCGATGACTGCCCGGACAGCGACAGCCTGCGCAGCCATGTTCACCAATTGCGTCAGGTCATCGACAAACCATTCGCCAAACCATTGCTGCACACCGTGCACGGCGTGGGTTACCGCCTGGCCGAGGGCCGCGATGGAGTTTAA
- a CDS encoding HugZ family protein, protein MSVEAAKNARELLLKEYRGVLSTHSKSMPGFPFGSVVPYCLDEQGRPLILISRIAQHTHNLQKDPKCSLLVGEREADDVQAVGRLTYLAEAEKLEDAAAIEAAAERYYRYFPDSRNYHKAHDFDFWVLKPVRHRYIGGFGAIHWVDHLTLANPFAGKAEISMVEHMNSDHAKAIAHYVDLAGLPKTEPAQMAGIDTEGMHLRIGQALYWLPFQAPCHTPIQVREALVSLAHAEVWPKNAVADA, encoded by the coding sequence TTGAGCGTTGAAGCGGCTAAGAATGCCCGAGAATTGCTTCTCAAGGAATACCGTGGCGTGCTGTCGACCCACTCCAAATCAATGCCCGGTTTTCCGTTTGGCTCGGTGGTTCCTTACTGCCTGGACGAGCAGGGCCGGCCGCTGATCCTGATCAGCCGCATCGCCCAGCACACCCACAACCTGCAGAAAGACCCGAAATGTTCGCTGCTGGTGGGGGAGCGCGAGGCTGACGATGTGCAAGCCGTTGGTCGCCTGACCTATCTGGCCGAAGCAGAAAAACTCGAAGACGCGGCCGCCATCGAGGCTGCCGCCGAGCGCTACTACCGTTATTTCCCCGATTCGCGGAATTACCACAAGGCTCACGATTTCGATTTCTGGGTGCTCAAACCCGTGCGCCATCGCTACATCGGCGGTTTCGGCGCGATCCACTGGGTCGATCACCTGACCCTGGCCAACCCCTTCGCCGGCAAGGCCGAAATCAGTATGGTCGAGCATATGAACAGCGACCACGCCAAGGCCATCGCCCACTACGTCGACTTGGCAGGGCTGCCGAAAACGGAACCGGCGCAAATGGCTGGTATCGACACCGAAGGCATGCACCTGCGCATTGGTCAGGCGCTGTACTGGCTGCCGTTTCAAGCGCCTTGTCATACGCCGATACAAGTGCGCGAGGCCTTGGTTTCTCTGGCTCACGCCGAGGTCTGGCCAAAAAATGCCGTGGCCGACGCTTGA
- a CDS encoding phosphatase PAP2 family protein, with product MVSISARPASRPLNLGLCLGIPAVAAVILVLLELTDLDMDLARLFYDPVAGDFIGRHSFFLEDILHDRAKQVVIAFSVFAILGFIGAFFIERLKPFKRELGCLVLSLGLATSFVTPVKAVTAVQCPWSLEQFGGHETYSKLLDHRPPTDKPGRCWPGGHAATGFTLFALFFVLRDRRPRLARQAFIFAFALGSVFSISRMMQGAHFFSHNVWTAIFCWLICLGSYYWVLYRPAAKAETNTRARPVNA from the coding sequence ATGGTTTCGATTTCTGCCCGCCCTGCTTCAAGGCCTTTGAATTTAGGGCTTTGCCTGGGCATTCCCGCCGTCGCGGCGGTCATTCTGGTGTTGCTGGAACTGACCGACCTGGACATGGATCTGGCCCGACTGTTTTACGACCCGGTTGCGGGCGACTTCATCGGCCGCCACAGTTTTTTTCTCGAAGACATCCTTCATGACCGCGCCAAACAAGTGGTGATCGCCTTTTCGGTGTTTGCCATCCTCGGGTTCATCGGTGCGTTTTTCATCGAGCGGCTCAAACCGTTCAAGCGTGAGCTGGGCTGTCTGGTGTTGTCGCTGGGTCTGGCCACCTCGTTTGTCACGCCAGTGAAGGCGGTGACAGCGGTGCAATGCCCATGGAGCCTCGAACAGTTCGGCGGCCACGAAACCTACAGCAAGCTGCTGGATCATCGCCCGCCTACCGACAAGCCTGGTCGTTGCTGGCCGGGTGGTCATGCGGCCACGGGCTTCACCCTGTTTGCGTTGTTCTTCGTGCTGCGCGACCGTCGCCCGCGACTGGCCCGTCAGGCATTCATCTTCGCCTTTGCGCTGGGTTCGGTGTTTTCGATCAGCCGGATGATGCAGGGCGCGCACTTCTTTTCTCATAACGTGTGGACGGCGATCTTCTGCTGGCTGATCTGTCTGGGCTCGTATTACTGGGTTCTGTATCGCCCCGCAGCCAAGGCTGAAACCAACACGCGGGCCCGCCCGGTCAACGCCTGA
- a CDS encoding multidrug efflux RND transporter permease subunit — MAFTDPFIRRPVLATVVSLLIVLLGFQAWSKLPLRQYPQMENALITVTTAYPGANAETIQGYITQPMQQSLASAEGIDYMTSVSRQNFSVISIYARIGSNSDRLFTELLAKANEVKNKLPQDAEDPVLSKEAADASALMYISFFSKELNNPQITDYLSRVIQPKLATLPGMAEAEILGNQVFAMRLWIDPVKLAGFGLSASDVTNAVRQYNFLSAAGEVKGEYVVTSINANTELKSAEAFGKIPLKVSGDSRVLLSDVARVEMGAENYNSISSFGGTPSVYIGIKATPGANPLDVIKEVRKIMPELEAQLPPNLKSEIAYDATLFIQASIDEVVKTLFEAVLIVIVVVFLFLGALRSVVIPVVTIPLSMIGVMFFMQMMGYSMNLLTLLAMVLAIGLVVDDAIVVVENIHRHIEEGKTPLDAALQGAREIAMPVVSMTITLAAVYAPIGFLTGLTGALFKEFALTLAGAVVISGIVALTLSPMMCAVLLRHDENPTGLAHRLDRIFDSLKRRYQSMLHGTLNTRPVVLVFAVIVLCLIPVLLKFTKSELAPDEDQGIIFMMANAPQPTNLDYLNTYTDEFIKIFKEFPEYYSSFQINGYNGVQTGIGGFLLKPWNERSRTQMEILPEVQGKLEGIPGLQIFGFNLPSLPGTGEGLPFEFVINTANDYELLLQVADRIKKRVMASGKFAFVDLDLAFDKPEVVVDIDRAKAAQMGVSMQDLGGTLATLLGEAEINRFTIEGRSYKVIAQVERAYRDNPDWLNNYYVKNTQGELLPLSTLITVTDRARPRQLNQFQQLNAAKLSGFPLVSMGEAIDSVLQIAREEAPAGFAFDYGGASRQFVQEGSALWVTFALALAIIFLVLAAQFESFRDPLVILVTVPLSICGALIPLFLGWSSMNIYTQVGLVTLIGLISKHGILIVEFANQLRKEKGLTPREAVEEAAAIRLRPVLMTTAAMVFGMVPLILATGAGAVSRFDIGTVIATGMSIGTLFTLFVLPCVYTVLAKPDPKA; from the coding sequence ATGGCTTTTACCGATCCGTTCATCCGCCGCCCGGTGCTCGCCACCGTGGTCAGCCTGCTGATTGTGCTGCTGGGCTTCCAGGCCTGGAGCAAACTGCCGCTGCGTCAGTACCCGCAAATGGAAAACGCCCTGATCACGGTGACCACCGCGTACCCCGGGGCCAACGCCGAAACCATCCAGGGCTACATCACCCAGCCGATGCAACAGAGTCTGGCCAGCGCCGAGGGCATCGACTACATGACCTCGGTCAGTCGCCAGAACTTCTCGGTGATTTCGATCTACGCGCGCATCGGCTCCAACAGCGACCGCTTGTTCACCGAACTGCTGGCCAAGGCCAACGAGGTGAAGAACAAACTGCCTCAGGACGCCGAAGACCCGGTACTGAGCAAGGAAGCCGCCGACGCCTCGGCGCTGATGTACATCAGCTTCTTCAGCAAGGAACTGAACAACCCGCAGATCACCGACTATCTGTCGCGGGTGATCCAGCCGAAGCTGGCGACCTTACCGGGCATGGCCGAGGCGGAGATTCTCGGCAACCAGGTGTTCGCCATGCGCCTGTGGATCGATCCGGTGAAACTCGCCGGTTTCGGCCTCAGCGCCAGCGACGTGACCAACGCGGTGCGCCAGTACAACTTCCTCTCCGCCGCCGGCGAAGTGAAAGGCGAGTACGTGGTCACCAGCATCAATGCCAACACTGAACTGAAGTCCGCCGAAGCCTTCGGCAAGATCCCGCTCAAGGTCAGTGGCGACAGTCGGGTGTTGCTCAGCGATGTGGCACGGGTCGAGATGGGCGCGGAAAACTACAACTCGATCAGTTCGTTCGGCGGAACACCTTCGGTGTATATCGGGATCAAGGCCACGCCCGGGGCCAACCCGCTGGATGTGATCAAGGAAGTGCGCAAGATCATGCCGGAGCTGGAGGCCCAGTTGCCGCCCAACCTCAAGAGCGAGATCGCCTACGATGCCACGCTGTTCATCCAGGCCTCCATCGACGAAGTGGTGAAAACCCTGTTCGAGGCGGTGCTGATCGTGATCGTGGTGGTATTCCTGTTCCTCGGCGCCCTGCGCTCGGTGGTCATTCCGGTAGTGACCATTCCGCTGTCGATGATCGGCGTGATGTTCTTCATGCAGATGATGGGCTATTCGATGAACCTGCTGACCCTGCTGGCAATGGTGCTGGCCATCGGGCTGGTGGTGGACGACGCGATTGTGGTGGTGGAAAACATTCACCGGCACATCGAGGAAGGCAAGACACCGCTGGACGCCGCGCTCCAGGGCGCTCGGGAAATCGCCATGCCGGTGGTGTCGATGACCATCACCCTGGCGGCGGTGTACGCACCGATCGGTTTCCTGACCGGGCTGACCGGAGCGCTGTTCAAGGAGTTTGCGCTGACACTGGCCGGGGCAGTGGTGATTTCCGGGATCGTCGCCCTGACTCTGTCACCGATGATGTGCGCCGTGCTGTTGCGCCACGATGAAAACCCCACGGGTCTGGCCCATCGACTGGACCGGATTTTCGACAGCCTCAAGCGCCGCTATCAAAGCATGCTGCACGGCACACTCAACACCCGGCCGGTGGTGCTGGTGTTCGCGGTGATCGTGCTGTGCCTGATTCCGGTGCTGCTCAAGTTCACCAAGTCGGAACTGGCACCGGACGAAGACCAGGGCATCATTTTCATGATGGCCAACGCCCCGCAGCCGACCAACCTCGATTACCTGAACACCTACACCGACGAGTTCATCAAGATCTTCAAGGAGTTTCCGGAGTACTACTCATCGTTCCAGATCAACGGCTATAACGGCGTGCAGACCGGCATCGGCGGTTTCCTGCTCAAACCGTGGAACGAGCGCAGTCGCACACAAATGGAAATCCTCCCGGAAGTACAGGGCAAACTCGAGGGCATTCCCGGCCTGCAGATCTTTGGTTTTAACCTGCCATCCCTGCCCGGCACCGGCGAAGGCCTGCCGTTCGAGTTCGTGATCAACACCGCCAACGACTACGAGCTGTTGCTGCAAGTGGCTGACCGGATCAAGAAACGCGTCATGGCGTCGGGCAAGTTCGCCTTCGTTGACCTCGATCTGGCTTTCGACAAACCCGAAGTGGTGGTCGACATCGACCGCGCCAAGGCGGCGCAGATGGGCGTGTCGATGCAGGATCTGGGCGGCACCCTCGCCACTCTGCTGGGCGAAGCCGAGATCAACCGGTTCACCATCGAAGGCCGCAGCTACAAGGTCATCGCCCAGGTCGAGCGGGCCTACCGCGACAACCCGGACTGGCTGAACAATTACTACGTGAAAAATACCCAGGGCGAGTTGCTTCCGCTGTCGACCCTGATCACCGTGACCGACCGCGCACGACCGCGACAGCTCAACCAGTTCCAGCAACTCAACGCGGCGAAACTGTCCGGTTTCCCGCTGGTGAGCATGGGCGAAGCCATCGACAGCGTGTTGCAGATCGCCCGGGAAGAAGCCCCGGCCGGTTTTGCTTTCGATTACGGCGGCGCCTCCCGGCAGTTCGTCCAGGAAGGCAGTGCGCTGTGGGTAACTTTTGCCCTGGCCCTGGCGATCATTTTCCTGGTGCTGGCGGCGCAGTTCGAAAGCTTCCGCGACCCGCTGGTGATTCTGGTGACCGTGCCGTTGTCGATCTGCGGGGCACTGATTCCGTTGTTCCTCGGCTGGTCGAGCATGAACATCTACACCCAGGTCGGGCTGGTGACGCTGATCGGGCTGATCAGCAAGCACGGGATCCTGATCGTCGAGTTCGCCAACCAGTTGCGCAAGGAGAAGGGCCTGACACCCCGTGAGGCGGTGGAGGAAGCGGCAGCGATTCGTCTGCGCCCGGTCTTGATGACGACCGCGGCGATGGTGTTCGGCATGGTGCCGCTGATCCTGGCCACCGGCGCCGGTGCGGTCAGCCGTTTCGACATCGGTACCGTGATCGCGACCGGGATGTCGATCGGGACGCTGTTCACGCTGTTTGTTCTACCGTGCGTTTACACCGTGCTGGCGAAACCCGATCCCAAGGCGTGA
- a CDS encoding co-chaperone GroES produces the protein MKLRPLHDRVVIRRSEEEKKTAGGIVLPGSAAEKANHGEILAVGPGKALESGEVRALSVKVGDKVVFGPYSGSNTVKVDGEDLLVMSENEILAVIEG, from the coding sequence ATGAAGCTTCGTCCTCTGCATGACCGCGTCGTCATCCGTCGCAGCGAAGAAGAAAAGAAAACCGCTGGCGGTATCGTCCTGCCAGGTTCGGCTGCTGAAAAAGCCAACCACGGTGAGATTCTGGCTGTAGGCCCGGGTAAAGCACTGGAAAGCGGTGAAGTGCGTGCACTGTCCGTGAAAGTGGGCGACAAGGTTGTGTTCGGTCCGTACTCCGGCAGCAACACTGTGAAAGTCGACGGCGAAGACCTGCTGGTAATGAGCGAGAACGAAATCCTCGCCGTTATCGAAGGCTGA